In Nocardia sp. NBC_00403, the DNA window CAAGCAGAACAACATCGGTTGCTACGCAGGCCAACTCGCACCGTACGAGGGCTTGACGGTGAACACCGCCGAGGTGATCAACGCCTTCGGCGGTACCTTCGTCGGCGCCGACGGCAAGACCCCGACGGTGAACAGCCCGCAGTCCCGCGCCGGACTGAAGCAGCTGGTCGACGCGTACAAGAGCGGCGATATCCCCAAGGAAGCCATCACCTTCAAGGAGCCGGAGAGCGGCGCCGCCTTCACCCAGGGCAAGCTCATGTTCCTGCGCAGCTGGCCCTCCACCTTCGGTGACGCCGGCTCGGAATCCTCGGCCGTGAAGGACAAGTTCGGGGTCGCGCCGCTGCCCGGCGAGAACGGCGTCGGTGCCTCGACCCTCGGCGGCTACAACGCCGCCATCAGCGCGTTCTCCAAGAACAAGGCCACCGCGCTCGACTTCCTTCGCTTCCTCATCAGCGAGGACGCGCAGCACATCGTCGCCGCAGGCGCGCTGCCCTCGGTGCGTGCATCGATGTACGACGATCCGGCACTCATCGCGAAGATGCCGTTCCTGCCCGCACTCAAGGAATCGATCGCCAGCGCAGTGCCGCGCCCGGTGACTCCGTTCTATCCAGCGGTGTCGAAGGCCATCCAGGACAACGCCTACGCCGCGTTGAACGGAACCAAGTCTGTCGACGACGCGATCACCGGTATGCAAAAGGGCATCGAGACAGCCGGCTCATAGCGAACCGGACCAGCCCAGCCCTGTAGGAGAGAGATACGGTGTCGGATCCTTCGGGAACGACCACCCGCGTGTCGAGCGACGGCCACCTGCCGCCGAAGCGCGGGTTCGGTGGAACATTGGCTTTGCAGCTTCGGAGTTCCGGTAAGGCGTGGCTATTCGTCACGCCGGTGTTGATAACGCTGGCCGTCGTCGTCGGCTACCCGGTGTTCCGGGCGATCTTCATGTCGTTCCAGAAGGATGCCGGGCTGGATCCGGCGACCGGGATGTTCGTCGAGGGCGGTAGCGCCGGATTCTCGAACTACACCCACTGGCTGTTCCAGCAGTGTCAGGCCGGCGGCGAGACGGTGTCCTGCCCCACCGGCAACCTCGGATCGCAGTTCTGGCTCGCGATCGGCGTGACGCTGTTCTTCACGGTGATCACCGTGACCCTCGAGGCGACACTCGGCCTCGGCATGGCGATGGTGATGGGAAAGACCTTCCGTGGCCGGGCCCTGCTGCGGGCGGCGGTGCTCATTCCGTGGGCGATCCCGACCGCGGTCACGGCGCGACTGTGGGAGTTCATGTTCCAGTACGACGGGGTGGTGAACCGGCTGCTCGGCACGCACATCCTGTGGACCTCCGAGGCGTGGCCCGCGCGGTTCGCGGTGATCGCCGCCGACGTGTGGAAGACCACGCCGTTCATGGCCTTGCTGCTGCTCGCAGGCCTGCAGGTAATCCCGGCCGACGTCTACGAGGCCGCCAAGGTCGACGGCGCATCGGCCTGGCAGCGCTTCACTCAGATCACCCTGCCACTGCTCAAGCCCGCGTTGCTGGTCGCGGTGCTGTTCCGGACGATGGACGGACTTCGCCTCTACGACCTGCCCGCGATCATGACGCTCGGCAACCCGGCGACCCGCCCGATCTCCGCGCTGGTGGTCGAGCAGGTCCGTCAAGGCCCGAACAGTGCGGCCGCATTGTCGACGATAACCTTCCTGCTCATCTTCGCGGTGGCGTTCCTGTTGGTGAAGGTCTTGGGTGCGAATGCCGTTCGGACCCAGGAAGAACAGCGGGAGGCGCACTGATGGCCACCACGACCCCCACGACCCCCTGGACCAAGCGGCTCGGTTCCGTGCGGCTGTACCTCGGTGCGCTGATCGTGCTGCTGTGGGGCCTCGGACCGTTCTACTGGATGGCCGTCACGGCATTCCGCGATCCGGACTTCACCTTCGACAACACCCCGTGGCCAACCCATCTCACCTTCGAGAACTTCCGCAACGCCTTCGACACCAGCCGCGGCAACGATTTCGGCAAGGCGCTGCTCAACAGCGTGGTCATCGGCGCGGCCACCACAGTGTTCGCCTTGGTGCTCGGCGTGCTGGCCGCCTACGCGCTGGCCAGGCTCACCTTCAAGGGCAAGTACCTGGTGTCCGGGCTGATCCTGAGCGCCTCGATGTTCCCGGTGGTCGTGCTGGTCACGCCGCTGTTCCAGCTGTTCACCAATCTGGGCTGGATCGGCGAGTACCAGGCGATGATCATCCCGAACATCTCGTTCGTGCTGCCGATGACCGTCTACATCCTCGCCTCGTTCTTCGCGGAGCTGCCGTGGGAGCTCGAGGAGGCCGCGCGCATCGACGGCGCGACCAAGTTGCAGGCGTTCCGGCTGGTGATGCTGCCACTGGCCGCGCCGGCGGTGTTC includes these proteins:
- a CDS encoding ABC transporter substrate-binding protein; translation: MALKKVSSLRSSLMPRAALAAASVALLAATFTASCSSDSGGNPTGQNLTGRGPITYVEGKDTTETGAVKQLIERWNASHPDEQVTFKEQSNDASQQYDDLVEHMRSKQSSYDVFAMDVPWTAEFAAKGWIQPLRDTFSIDTSALLSPPVASATYNNVLYAAPRNTNGGLLFYRKDLVPNPPKTWTEMLAQCPVAKQNNIGCYAGQLAPYEGLTVNTAEVINAFGGTFVGADGKTPTVNSPQSRAGLKQLVDAYKSGDIPKEAITFKEPESGAAFTQGKLMFLRSWPSTFGDAGSESSAVKDKFGVAPLPGENGVGASTLGGYNAAISAFSKNKATALDFLRFLISEDAQHIVAAGALPSVRASMYDDPALIAKMPFLPALKESIASAVPRPVTPFYPAVSKAIQDNAYAALNGTKSVDDAITGMQKGIETAGS
- a CDS encoding carbohydrate ABC transporter permease; translation: MPPKRGFGGTLALQLRSSGKAWLFVTPVLITLAVVVGYPVFRAIFMSFQKDAGLDPATGMFVEGGSAGFSNYTHWLFQQCQAGGETVSCPTGNLGSQFWLAIGVTLFFTVITVTLEATLGLGMAMVMGKTFRGRALLRAAVLIPWAIPTAVTARLWEFMFQYDGVVNRLLGTHILWTSEAWPARFAVIAADVWKTTPFMALLLLAGLQVIPADVYEAAKVDGASAWQRFTQITLPLLKPALLVAVLFRTMDGLRLYDLPAIMTLGNPATRPISALVVEQVRQGPNSAAALSTITFLLIFAVAFLLVKVLGANAVRTQEEQREAH
- a CDS encoding carbohydrate ABC transporter permease — protein: MATTTPTTPWTKRLGSVRLYLGALIVLLWGLGPFYWMAVTAFRDPDFTFDNTPWPTHLTFENFRNAFDTSRGNDFGKALLNSVVIGAATTVFALVLGVLAAYALARLTFKGKYLVSGLILSASMFPVVVLVTPLFQLFTNLGWIGEYQAMIIPNISFVLPMTVYILASFFAELPWELEEAARIDGATKLQAFRLVMLPLAAPAVFTTAILAFIAAVNEYLLARLLSSDKTEPVTVAIARFSGNNPLVQPYAAIMAAGTMVTIPLVIMVLLFQRRIISGLTAGGVKS